In Chondrinema litorale, the DNA window GCTTTTGGTTTAACGGAAACCTCAAATCTAAAAATAGTAAATTTTCAGTCTGAAATTAATGATGGGACTTATCAATTATACATTCGTAGTCCTTCAAAGATTTCAAAAACAGAAAAGAGCTCGGCCATTTTACTATTAGATGCCAATTACTATCATAGAACTTTTACTAATATATAATAGGTATCGGTTATTTGCCCAATCCCATAAACGATACTTTGTTTATGAAGGACTTTACTCCTACTGCTGTTAATGGTTTCCCAAATTCTGGAAAAGCTCATGAATTTAAAAAAGTATTAGAGCAAGAAATTATCCCTTACATTATTAATGAGTTAAATGTAAATCAATCCAACATTTCTATAGTGGGTCATCATTATAGTGCTTTGTTTTTAACATGGTTGCTTACTCAAAATACTGGCTTTCAATTTTCTAATTATGTAATCTGTAGTCCAGTTTTAACATTGAATGAGGGCTTTAAAAACTTTCAGTTTGACAAAAAAAATACTGGTATTTACCTGAGTTCAGGAGCGGGTAAAATTATTTATATTGATGAACCTGAACTAAATAAATCGAGATTCGATATTTTAAATAAAGAATTGATTGAATACATAAGTGAATCTAAACAATTGGAAAGCAATTTCTATCCTTCTAAACTGAGATATAACGATTTATATCTTGGCTTTTGCAATGGAGTTAATTTCATCAACAGGCACATAGAGAAATCAATAATTGATGAAGGTAAGTCTTATACAAACAACTTAAAACCAATAAATGAATCAGCCATTTTTATTGATCATTTAACCGATAAAAACACTTCATTTGAATATGAAATCTCTATTTTTTCACCTGATAATAAATCGAAAGACAAACTACCTGTAATTGTAATTCTAGATGCAGACTTTAACTATACTGAATTATTAAATACTGCTCAGAAGTTAATAGATGAAGGAAAAATGTCAAAAAGTTTGATTGTTGGTGTAGGCTATGGCACTACAATTATTGGAAGAGGAAATAACAGAAACCGTGATTTTTTACCTAACAAAG includes these proteins:
- a CDS encoding alpha/beta hydrolase-fold protein yields the protein MKDFTPTAVNGFPNSGKAHEFKKVLEQEIIPYIINELNVNQSNISIVGHHYSALFLTWLLTQNTGFQFSNYVICSPVLTLNEGFKNFQFDKKNTGIYLSSGAGKIIYIDEPELNKSRFDILNKELIEYISESKQLESNFYPSKLRYNDLYLGFCNGVNFINRHIEKSIIDEGKSYTNNLKPINESAIFIDHLTDKNTSFEYEISIFSPDNKSKDKLPVIVILDADFNYTELLNTAQKLIDEGKMSKSLIVGVGYGTTIIGRGNNRNRDFLPNKVNSMESGNGKQYAGFLNTQLISYLEKNYSISNQFTLHGHSYGGLFLAYLLSKENINYENLIISSPAIWQDKSVLKKLKLYDNPITQKIYLASGQIHDNDKDTKRLDKVLKKKTTSLSTKLYPNASHLTVISEAFEDGLMYLIEK